One stretch of Thermoplasmata archaeon DNA includes these proteins:
- a CDS encoding MFS transporter codes for MMNSKEKRILLILSFTSFLIMYTEAMMIPALPQILAELNYSISSSSLAWIITSYLLVAATTMALLAKLSERYGRKVILLLSILIYLISVSLSGFQVFYTNLIILRGIQGIGAGVFPISYSIISDQFDKHNVGLAQGVLSSMFALGASMGIIGGAMIDYLSNWQWSYHTIVPFVILDLVFVLMYIPKDYNDKNIKIDMPGIVTLGITLFFFVYSLTLPFSSAQWYMALSLVIFILFIMIEWISTNPIVRLDILKSREVMIANITAFFIGVTQFEFYQPIILKLTNPGIFGFNLNYLQAGLIILPYSVIMLIISPVVGFNLNKISKRFFLIFGSMLIFAGYSLLGVFNNNLILIIVWELFISSGLAIDLVSSINLLTTSVSREIIPSATGMNMIARTAGGVVGGTIAGYILSNYTYYYNFNIYALPIILPDKFSYLFVFSVAAIFAIIILITALFSKK; via the coding sequence ATGATGAACTCTAAAGAGAAGCGAATACTCCTCATACTAAGTTTTACTTCATTTTTAATCATGTACACTGAAGCTATGATGATTCCAGCACTACCACAGATCCTGGCTGAGTTGAATTATTCTATTAGCTCTTCCAGTTTAGCATGGATAATCACTTCGTATCTCTTAGTAGCTGCGACTACCATGGCATTGTTAGCTAAGTTGAGCGAAAGATATGGCAGAAAAGTTATATTGTTACTCTCCATTTTGATTTATTTAATTTCTGTTTCTCTAAGCGGATTCCAAGTTTTTTATACTAATCTGATAATCTTGAGGGGCATTCAGGGCATTGGAGCAGGGGTATTTCCTATCTCTTATTCTATTATTTCAGACCAGTTTGATAAACATAATGTCGGCTTGGCACAGGGCGTTTTAAGTTCTATGTTTGCACTGGGAGCTAGCATGGGAATAATCGGCGGAGCGATGATAGATTATTTGTCAAACTGGCAATGGTCTTATCACACTATTGTTCCTTTTGTAATATTGGACCTGGTCTTTGTTTTAATGTATATTCCGAAAGATTACAATGACAAAAATATTAAAATCGATATGCCCGGCATAGTTACATTGGGTATTACATTGTTCTTTTTTGTATATTCTCTAACTCTTCCATTTAGTTCTGCACAATGGTATATGGCACTTTCTTTAGTCATATTCATATTGTTCATAATGATTGAATGGATATCTACAAATCCGATTGTAAGACTGGATATTCTTAAAAGTAGAGAAGTAATGATCGCAAACATCACAGCTTTTTTTATAGGAGTTACACAGTTTGAGTTTTATCAGCCGATTATATTAAAACTTACTAATCCCGGTATCTTTGGTTTTAATTTAAACTATTTGCAAGCGGGACTTATTATATTGCCTTATTCTGTGATAATGCTTATTATATCTCCAGTCGTAGGATTTAATCTTAATAAAATTAGCAAGCGGTTTTTTTTAATTTTTGGGTCAATGCTTATATTTGCTGGATATTCACTTCTCGGAGTTTTCAATAATAATCTAATATTAATAATAGTTTGGGAGTTATTCATCTCCTCAGGACTGGCAATAGATCTCGTCTCTTCCATAAATCTTCTTACAACTTCTGTTTCGAGGGAAATAATACCCTCGGCAACTGGCATGAACATGATAGCAAGAACTGCAGGGGGAGTGGTTGGAGGAACGATTGCAGGGTACATACTTTCAAATTATACATATTATTATAACTTTAATATTTACGCTTTACCAATAATATTACCTGACAAATTCTCGTATTTGTTTGTTTTTAGTGTTGCGGCCATATTTGCTATTATTATTTTGATAACCGCACTATTTTCAAAAAAATAA
- a CDS encoding ethylbenzene dehydrogenase-related protein: MGKSNIFGKKAVLSILVAAVAIIGFTGFLNIVNAQSSNTIISYSVTGTPNWTAPGTESYWKNIPWTPISLIESVQGGGHTPQISVKSAHTNTDIYMLITWQDSNPSYLGSSAFGFNTVAILEGKNSTGTYYIDNPNRTQEQQAVENGTLVGLFHNATYYYPDRMAIMWSLGATSDCMNLGANGGSLSTGAANIWEWEFGSTDNSSKDPAWNLWTNTTATGTNTTPTHSFALNLYSNQTNLYQVGIGGNTYASWYNPVPETVNVDPYIVWTAANYSNGNWTVEYARSFTTPSQLSSYEVQFGQGKTYSVAFAIWQGYQGESAFVKSIAPSFYSLSISSSSPSSTSSFILPITTILIAMIIIVILIGTAIIALIYKNPAHKK, encoded by the coding sequence ATGGGCAAATCAAACATTTTCGGTAAGAAAGCAGTGTTATCTATTTTAGTTGCTGCGGTAGCTATAATAGGGTTTACCGGCTTTTTGAACATAGTTAATGCACAGAGTTCTAACACGATAATATCATATAGTGTAACAGGTACACCTAACTGGACTGCACCTGGTACGGAATCGTATTGGAAAAACATTCCGTGGACACCAATCTCTTTAATAGAGTCTGTGCAGGGGGGCGGTCATACACCTCAAATCAGTGTGAAATCTGCGCATACTAATACTGACATATACATGCTAATTACTTGGCAGGATAGCAATCCATCATATTTAGGCTCTTCTGCATTTGGATTTAATACAGTTGCAATTCTTGAAGGTAAAAACAGTACAGGTACCTATTATATAGATAACCCTAACAGAACCCAGGAACAGCAGGCTGTTGAAAACGGTACATTAGTAGGACTTTTTCACAATGCGACATACTATTATCCAGATAGAATGGCAATTATGTGGAGCCTTGGTGCAACTTCTGACTGTATGAATCTAGGCGCTAACGGCGGTTCTCTATCCACTGGAGCAGCCAATATTTGGGAATGGGAATTTGGATCTACAGACAACTCTTCAAAAGATCCTGCCTGGAATTTGTGGACAAATACTACTGCAACAGGAACAAACACAACTCCGACGCATAGTTTCGCTTTGAATCTGTACTCAAATCAAACTAATCTGTACCAGGTAGGCATTGGAGGAAACACCTATGCAAGCTGGTATAATCCGGTGCCTGAAACTGTAAATGTAGATCCATATATTGTCTGGACTGCTGCAAACTATTCAAACGGTAACTGGACAGTCGAGTATGCAAGATCTTTCACAACTCCTTCGCAGCTCTCAAGCTATGAGGTTCAGTTTGGTCAGGGGAAAACATACAGTGTTGCATTTGCCATATGGCAAGGATATCAAGGAGAATCTGCATTTGTAAAAAGCATAGCACCATCCTTTTATTCACTTAGTATATCTTCTTCATCACCTTCTAGCACTAGTAGTTTTATATTACCTATCACAACCATATTGATAGCAATGATAATCATAGTAATTCTAATAGGCACTGCAATTATAGCACTAATATACAAAAATCCTGCACATAAAAAATAA